The sequence TGGCGGTGCTCGCGCAGCACGAGGCGCAGTTGCGGGGGGAGTTTGAAATCCTCGAACACAGGGGTATCAGACGCGAGGAAATCGTGGCCGAGTTTGACAGGCTGTGCGCACGGCTGGGGGGCGCGCTCGCACGCGACGACACTGCTGCGGCGCTGGACGCAGCGCATCAGTTGCTCGGTGCGGCGCGTATGTTCAGCAGCGGCAGCCTGCAGGCGCTTTGTCTGCGGATCGAGACGCGGTTGCGTGAAGGTGAACCGGTAGCGGAACAATTCGCGGCTTTGGGCGCGGCGCTCGAAGTTGGCGCGTGCCGGGGCTGATGCTCGGTTGGCGCTCTTCGTGCCGCGTCAGCGCACGAACACCATGCACAGGATCATCCGGCAAGGTCGATAAATCTGATACAAATCATGATATTCATTGCTGATTTTTGTATCATCAGCGCGACTTCGGGATCGGGAGGCGCGGGAATTCCCCCCCGCCTGACGGTGGAAGTCGCGTCCATTTCGTTGGGAAATCACATGACAGGGGGTGGCAGGTGAGCGAGGAAGAGTCGGCGACGTCCTGGCTGCGCGGGGGTCGGTGTGTCGAGCACGTGGTGCGCTGCCTTGCAGCTTGCTGCGTTCGCGACGAATGACAACAAGTCGAAATCCATTGCATGTCACAGCTAGCTGAAACGGGCACCTGGTCGAAACCGGTTGCCAACGACTTGGCTCCGGAAAACCGGCAGTCATCGCGCCCGATGATGGGGAACGAAGCCATTGCCCGCGGAGCCTGGGAAGCGGGAGTGAAAATCGCCGCTGCCTATCCGGGAACGCCAAGCACGGAAATCCTCGAGAACCTGGCCAGATACCCGGCCTCGGACCTGCATGCGCAATGGTCCACCAATGAAAAAGTCGCCTTGGATGTTGCCATCGGGGGTTCCTTTGCCGGGGTGCGCTCCATGACCGCGATGAAACACGTGGGTCTGAACGTCGCTTCCGATTCGTTGATGTCGCAGACCTATATCGGCGTGAACGGCGCATTGGTGCTGGTGGTATGTGACGACCCGGGCATCCACAGCTCGCAAAACGAGCAGGACACGCGCTGTTTCGGACAGTTGGCAATGGTGCCCGTGCTGGAACCGTCCGACGCGCAGGAGGCGCTCGATTTCACCAGGCTGGCCTTCGATCTCAGCGAGCGCTTCGATAGCCCGGTGATCGTCAGGAGCACCACGCGCCTGTCCCATACCCGTAGTCTCGTCCGTACCGGCGAGCGACGCGAGCATGCCGGCAAGGGATTTCTCGAACTGCCAGGCAAGAACGTGATGATTCCCGGTCATGCGCGGATACGCCATCGGGCACTCCTGGAGCGCGAACGGCAATTACAGGATTATTTTGAAACTTCCGAATTGATTCGATGGGAGCCGGGCAGCGCGGAAATCGGTGTGGTCACGCTGAGCACCGCCTACACCTATGTGAAGGAAGTCCTGCCGGAGGCCAGCGTATTGAAGCTGGGTGTCTCTTACCCCTTGCCCGAAGCCAGGATTCGCGAGTTTTGCGCCTCGGTAAAACGCGTCATCGTCGTCGAGGAACTCGAGCCGGTGATCGAGAACCAGCTGAAGGTGATGGGGCTGGCGGTGGAAGGGAAGACCTTGTTCCCGCGCGCAGGCGAGTTTTCGATCGAAGTGGTGCTGGACGGTTGCGAGGCGGGCGGATTGTTGCCGCCGAGGCCAAAACCGGAATTGATCGAGATGGCAGCGATGACGCGTCCGCCCCTGTTGTGCGCGGGATGTCCACACACCACGGCCTTCATGGCGCTACGGGCGCTCGACTCACGCGTTTCAGGCGATATCGGCTGCTACACCCTGGCGGCGGTGGAGCCCTTGAAGGCGATCGATACCTCGGTGGCGATGGGTTCGAGTATCGCTAACGCGACGGGTATCGCGCTTTCGGGTACCGAAACACGTCCGGTCGTGGCCACGATCGGCGACTCGACCTTTTTGCACGCCGGCATTCCGCCGTTGATCAATGCCGTTTACAACAACGCCAATATCACCGTTGTGCTGCTGGACAATCATATTACCGCGATGACCGGGGGACAGGATCACCCTGGAACCGGCAGGAACCTGCGTGGCGAGCCGACACATAAAGTCGATTACGAGGCGCTGATCAAGGCTATCGGGGTCAAGTGGCTAAGGAAGATCGACGCCTACAACATGGGCAGCGTCTATCAATCCTTGCGCGAATCGACCCAATACAAGGGCGTGTCGGTGATCATCCTGGATCGACCCTGCGTGCTGGACCCCGTGAAGCTGAAGGGACCTGCGTTCCAGGTAAAGGCCGAAAACTGTACCGGTTGCCAGGCCTGCATGAACCTGGGCTGCCCCGCGATATCGTGGAGCGATGAAATGTACGAGGGCCACCACAAGGTCAAGATCGATGAAGCCGCCTGCATCGGCTGCAGTCTTTGCGCCCAGGTGGGTTCCACCAACTGTATTCAACCGGCGGATGCCGGGCAGTTGCAATGAGCGACCTGGGCCAGACCCAATTGCTGGGCTCGCAACCGACGGCGGATCCGCGGCTGGTGAAAGTGCCGGTCAACGTGCTGGTGGTGGGAGTCGGTGGCCAGGGCGTGATCATGATTTCGAAGGTGCTGGCCACGTTGTGCCAGCAGCAGGGATTCCAGGTCAAGCAGAGTGAAGTCCATGGCATGGCCAAGCGGGGCGGCTCGGTATTCAGCCATGTCCGTTTTGGCGAGCAGGTGTACTCGCCGACCATTCCCCAGGGACAAGCGGATGTGCTGGTTGCACTCGAGTGGGCCGAGGGTCTGCGCTGGTTGCCGTATCTGAAACCCGGGACCGGTATTTTCATCGCGGACACGCAACAGATCGTGCCGCCTTTCGCCTGTCGGGACCGCAAACACGGTGCACGCAGTGGCTACGCAAAGGAATCGGTAGCCGATATTTCGGAACTGATCAGCAATTGCTTCGCCGCGGATGCCGGAAAAATGGCCACCGAACTGGGCAATGCCAAGGCGGCAAATACCCTGCTGCTGGGCATGTTGTCGACGGCGCTGGATTTTCCGGCGGATGCCTGGCGGGAGGTGATTGCGCGGTTCGTGCCGCCACGCACGGTCGATACCAACATGGAGGCCTTTTCTCGTGGCAGGGACTGGGTCGAACGTTATGACCCGGCGGCGCTCGATGGTGGCAAAGGAAGCGCCAGGGGCGTGCCGGAAGGGGATGCCCCTCACGAAGTGCAATTCGAGTTGCCGGTGATAACCGAAGCCTGGTGCAAGAGCTGCAATATCTGCGTCAAGTTCTGCCCGGAACGTTGCCTGAGTCTGGATGAAAACCAGATTGCCGTGTTGAGCCGGCCCGATCTGTGCACCCTCTGCCGGATTTGCGAACGCCTCTGTCCCGATTTTGCAATTGCGCTGAATTACAAGAATTGATATCCGTGGCAATCCCCATGTCCAACGCATCCGAACCTGGCCCGGTCAACCTGGAAGGCAACCATGCCTGCGCGCTGGCAGCCATTGCGGCGGGTTGCCGCTTTTATGCGGGTTATCCGATTACGCCGTCCTCGGAAATCGCCGAACGCCTGTCGCTGGAACTGCCCCGGGTCGATGGCATCTTTATCCAGATGGAGGACGAGATCGCCTCGATGGGCGCGATACTCGGCGCATCCATGGGGGGCATGAAGGTGATGACGGCGACCAGTGGTCCGGGGTTTTCGCTGAAGCAGGAAAACCTCGGCTATGCCGCGGCGGCGGAGATCCCCTGCGTGATCGTCAATGTCATGCGCGGTGGGCCGAGCACCGGGCTGCCTACCCGTCCGGCACAAGGCGATATCATGCAGGCCCGCTGGGGCACGCATGGCGATCATCCCATTGTCGTAATCACGCCGGCTTCCGTGCCGGAAATCTATGAACAGACCATCCGTGCCTTCAACCTGGCGGAAGCCCTGCGGGTGCCGGTCATCCTGCTCTATGACGAAGCAATCGGTCATCTGCGGGAAACCGTCGAGATCAGGGACAGCGCCAGTATCGAGTTGCGCGAGCGCAAATGGGCAAGCGGGCCCGCTGCCGGTTTCCAGCCCTATGCCGCCGGAGAGGATGGAGTTCCGCAAATGGTTAGGCCGGGCGACGGATTCAGAACCCATACCAACGGCCTGACCCATGCTCCCGATGGTTTCCCTACCCAGGATCCGGTACTGGTGCAGCAGTACATGCGGCGCTTGCTGGGCAAGCTCGAGCAGCACCGGGAACTGGTCGAGAGTTTTGAAGCCGTCGCTGCCGGGGACGCGGAAATTCTCCTGGTGTGCTATGGCATCACCTCGCGCGCCGCGCGTCGTGCGCTCAAACTGGCACGCAACGAGGGAATCAAGGTCGGGATGTTCAGGCCGATCACTGTCTGGCCGTTCCCGGCGCAAGCCCTGAAAGCGGTGCTGGGCTCCGTGAAAAACCTGCTGGTGCCGGAAATGAATGCCGGTCAGCTCATCCAGGAGATCGAACGCCATTGTCCCGCCGGTTGCCGGGTGGAAGGGTTGAACCGGATCGACGGCGAAACCATTACCCCCGATCAGATCCTGCATCGCATACGAGAGCTGGCATCCCATGAGTGAGGTCGACGGAAAATTCAACATTCGCGATTACCTGAGGCTACAGCTGTTTCCGCATTTCCTGTGCCCGGGCTGCGGACACGGCATCGCCCTGAGAGCCTTGCTCTGGGCGATCGACGAACTCGAAATCCCGAAAGACAAGCTGGCCTTTGTCTGCGGCATCGGTTGTTCGGGCCGGCTGGGCGCCTATATCGATGCCAATACCTTCCACGTCACGCATGGCCGCCCCCTGGTCTTTGCCACCGGGCTGAGGCTGGCGCGTCCTGACCTGAAAGTGATCGTGATCACCGGGGATGGAGATTGTCTGGCGATCGGGGGCAACCACATGATCCATGCCTGTCGGCGCAATCTCGATATCACCTGCATGATGCTGAACAACGAAGTCTATGGAATGACCGGAGGCCAGGTTTCACCGACCACCAGCAATGACCGTTTCACCACCACGACTCCCAACGGCAACTACGAGCCCGTCTTCGATGCCTGCGCCCTGGCCCAGGCCGCCGGAGCAGGTTTTGTCGGGCGCGAGATCACCTTGCAGACACCGGCGCTGAAAAACCTGCTCAAGGAGGGGCTTGCGCATTCCGGCTTCTCGTTCATCGAGGTCATGTCGGATTGCACGGAAGTGTTCGGACGCAAGAATGAATTGGGCGATTCCGCGGAAATGGTCCTGACGCAAAAATCCTCGGTGCGACCGGATGTACACGACAACCTGGTGGAGCAACCCTTCCGCCCGAATTTCCTCAGGACCGGGGTCATGGCACGCAACGAGCGTCCTGAATACGCGGCGGCCTATCGCCAGCACATGTTATCGATGAGGGAACGCAAACAGCATGGCTGAAATGGAAATTCGCCTCAGCGGCAGCGGCGGGCAGGGTATCCTGCTGGCCGGGCGCATCCTCGGCGAGGCGCTGACGATGAATGGCTTGAAAGTCGCGCAGTCACAAAGTTATGAACCGACGTCACGCGGCGGTTTGAGCCGCTCCGACCTGGTGGTCAGTGATCACGCGGTCGACTACCCATTGGTGAGCGTGCTGGATTATCTCGTGGTACTGGACAAGATCGCCGCCGGCGCTTCCGATGCGCTGCTCAAATCTGCGACGCTGGTGATTGTCGACCGCGCTCTCGAGGCGTCCTGGCGCGCCACCCGGGGGCAACTGCTGTTCTTGCCGATCGCCGAGAGCGCAAGGC comes from Gammaproteobacteria bacterium and encodes:
- the iorA gene encoding indolepyruvate ferredoxin oxidoreductase subunit alpha, whose amino-acid sequence is MSQLAETGTWSKPVANDLAPENRQSSRPMMGNEAIARGAWEAGVKIAAAYPGTPSTEILENLARYPASDLHAQWSTNEKVALDVAIGGSFAGVRSMTAMKHVGLNVASDSLMSQTYIGVNGALVLVVCDDPGIHSSQNEQDTRCFGQLAMVPVLEPSDAQEALDFTRLAFDLSERFDSPVIVRSTTRLSHTRSLVRTGERREHAGKGFLELPGKNVMIPGHARIRHRALLERERQLQDYFETSELIRWEPGSAEIGVVTLSTAYTYVKEVLPEASVLKLGVSYPLPEARIREFCASVKRVIVVEELEPVIENQLKVMGLAVEGKTLFPRAGEFSIEVVLDGCEAGGLLPPRPKPELIEMAAMTRPPLLCAGCPHTTAFMALRALDSRVSGDIGCYTLAAVEPLKAIDTSVAMGSSIANATGIALSGTETRPVVATIGDSTFLHAGIPPLINAVYNNANITVVLLDNHITAMTGGQDHPGTGRNLRGEPTHKVDYEALIKAIGVKWLRKIDAYNMGSVYQSLRESTQYKGVSVIILDRPCVLDPVKLKGPAFQVKAENCTGCQACMNLGCPAISWSDEMYEGHHKVKIDEAACIGCSLCAQVGSTNCIQPADAGQLQ
- a CDS encoding 2-oxoacid:acceptor oxidoreductase family protein, with amino-acid sequence MSDLGQTQLLGSQPTADPRLVKVPVNVLVVGVGGQGVIMISKVLATLCQQQGFQVKQSEVHGMAKRGGSVFSHVRFGEQVYSPTIPQGQADVLVALEWAEGLRWLPYLKPGTGIFIADTQQIVPPFACRDRKHGARSGYAKESVADISELISNCFAADAGKMATELGNAKAANTLLLGMLSTALDFPADAWREVIARFVPPRTVDTNMEAFSRGRDWVERYDPAALDGGKGSARGVPEGDAPHEVQFELPVITEAWCKSCNICVKFCPERCLSLDENQIAVLSRPDLCTLCRICERLCPDFAIALNYKN
- a CDS encoding 2-oxoacid:acceptor oxidoreductase subunit alpha, whose translation is MSNASEPGPVNLEGNHACALAAIAAGCRFYAGYPITPSSEIAERLSLELPRVDGIFIQMEDEIASMGAILGASMGGMKVMTATSGPGFSLKQENLGYAAAAEIPCVIVNVMRGGPSTGLPTRPAQGDIMQARWGTHGDHPIVVITPASVPEIYEQTIRAFNLAEALRVPVILLYDEAIGHLRETVEIRDSASIELRERKWASGPAAGFQPYAAGEDGVPQMVRPGDGFRTHTNGLTHAPDGFPTQDPVLVQQYMRRLLGKLEQHRELVESFEAVAAGDAEILLVCYGITSRAARRALKLARNEGIKVGMFRPITVWPFPAQALKAVLGSVKNLLVPEMNAGQLIQEIERHCPAGCRVEGLNRIDGETITPDQILHRIRELASHE
- a CDS encoding 2-oxoacid:ferredoxin oxidoreductase subunit beta, producing the protein MSEVDGKFNIRDYLRLQLFPHFLCPGCGHGIALRALLWAIDELEIPKDKLAFVCGIGCSGRLGAYIDANTFHVTHGRPLVFATGLRLARPDLKVIVITGDGDCLAIGGNHMIHACRRNLDITCMMLNNEVYGMTGGQVSPTTSNDRFTTTTPNGNYEPVFDACALAQAAGAGFVGREITLQTPALKNLLKEGLAHSGFSFIEVMSDCTEVFGRKNELGDSAEMVLTQKSSVRPDVHDNLVEQPFRPNFLRTGVMARNERPEYAAAYRQHMLSMRERKQHG
- a CDS encoding 2-oxoacid:acceptor oxidoreductase family protein; translated protein: MAEMEIRLSGSGGQGILLAGRILGEALTMNGLKVAQSQSYEPTSRGGLSRSDLVVSDHAVDYPLVSVLDYLVVLDKIAAGASDALLKSATLVIVDRALEASWRATRGQLLFLPIAESARRLGNIRSTNMVALGALLALGDICDQAGVFAAIARVAPSKLVESAMEAVKEGYAIARSAPPPMAVARNGEIERLPLVPV